One Ictalurus furcatus strain D&B chromosome 25, Billie_1.0, whole genome shotgun sequence DNA window includes the following coding sequences:
- the churc1 gene encoding protein Churchill has protein sequence MCTGCVEKEYPDRGNTCLDNGSYLMNFLGCANCQQRDFVLISNKTLVDEDEEEIVTYLHKCKNCDHVIARHEYTFSVVDDYQEYTMLCMLCGKAEDSISVMPDDPRQSAPLF, from the exons atgtgcaCGGGTTGCGTGGAGAAAGAATATCCTGACAGG GGAAACACCTGCCTGGATAACGGCTCGTATCTGATGAACTTCCTGGGATGTGCCAACTGTCAGCAGCGAGACTTTGTGCTCATCAGCAACAAGACGCTGGTGGATGAAGACGAGGAGGAGATCGTCACTTACCTGC ATAAGTGCAAGAATTGTGACCATGTCATAGCCAGACACGAGTACACCTTCTCTGTGGTGGATGACTAtcag GAATACACGATGTTGTGCATGCTGTGCGGAAAGGCGGAAGATTCCATCAGCGTGATGCCGGACGATCCCAGACAGTCCGCCCCTCTCTTCTAA
- the znf106b gene encoding uncharacterized protein znf106b: protein MKKKKKKKNKQGRLIKCNICLHQYTSQNLDKHMHGRSHHEAIERLKGGEQMHKCWACDVSVPGLERFRKHIETVAHKHKLLSLKKRRQSGFTVDYSNDELHALCAQRDRNRSMLKQQKNKEKLKKLKERMAANFQEASNWKSRMKDQDWRTLGKGFGPPGSRSRWSDDKSVAYPVNNENKQGRINAEPGLGSISNERAQTIGWNDFCFQTSKPITWPLKKDVDFTGDPLAQSRKEEGESRQNQCTSREQGKDVLGQKRSRDAHTSDSPPVKKQRLRDVPSMKPRLTPSVCGEKVESVRTSQSASAPAPLCAPELVQSRMEHLCVMLKNIRKSLDEEHLPVGSSQHPDPELRPATGDGLKRTEHGRETPLPDGPQFVDAGETKTESSPRKQVNSLPASGADPQEKPEATQTRNVLPTLLSRSVSKTEANKPNLKVARGIRTSQKPSQAAESRVLKPALQKLISSKSSQWRINWEEIYQEATHRKLQREKGMPRFGIELVSPLPPDPQGLVAEDLAHLELDEGFQWASVECDAGTLPRSVGPSSKDACSFPPAEAYPAERHDHGKTTETTNHTSWPVEQERRDVGENRSTSGISRSAAFVTDRLEIRDLNDDNTSDNRALGRRQNLTPLGSLACVKTEKWDNYCTEQGKPDHDRIQSIPDTQIKQEKQDFPNAATHIRNPPKSQVSELLVMSLREDELCSSLEDVDGRLLRAQAALQSAFLEVQHLQMIKQQVTAEMSSLRSKRIGILQRIKNSGLDRTSAAGSLGFSRRAAGPSRQHQDAAPDRSCHTDGDDQRRTDLAPVSESRKTHSEPPESTVTHTRQLGAQARPNTSL, encoded by the exons atgaagaagaagaagaagaagaagaacaaacaaGGAAGACTGATAAAATGCAACATCTGTTTGCACCAGTACACATCCCAG AACCTGGATAAACACATGCACGGCCGCTCACACCACGAGGCGATCGAGAGGCTTAAAGGCGG GGAGCAGATGCACAAGTGTTGGGCGTGTGATGTGTCCGTGCCGGGCTTGGAGCGGTTCAGGAAACACATTGAAACCGTAGCGCACAAGCACAAGCTGCTTTCCCTGAAGAAGCGCAGACAGAGCGGCTTTACCGTGGATTACAGTAACGACGAGCTGCATGCGCTCTGTGCTCAGAGAGATCGGAACCGCTCCATGTTAAA ACAGCAGAAGAATAAAGAGAAGCTGaaaaagctgaaagaaagaatggcGGCGAATTTCCAAGAAGCGTCTAATTGGAAGTCACGGATGAAAGATCAGGACTGGAGGACACTGGGTAAAGGTTTCGGCCCACCGGGATCACGATCCAGGTGGAGTGACGATAAAAGTGTCGCGTATCCagttaataatgaaaataaacaggGAAGGATAAACGCAGAACCTGGTCTCGGGTCTATAAGCAACGAAAGAGCCCAGACTATAGGTTGGAACGATTTTTGTTTTCAGACATCAAAGCCCATCACATGGCCCCTGAAGAAAGATGTGGACTTCACAGGTGATCCGTTAGCTCAGTCCAGGAAGGAGGAAGGTGAATCACGGCAGAACCAGTGCACATCCAGAGAGCAGGGTAAAGACGTGCTGGGTCAGAAGAGATCACGTGATGCACACACCTCTGATTCTCCACCCGTGAAGAAGCAACGTTTAAGAGATGTTCCATCCATGAAGCCTAGATTAACTCCGTCTGTTTGTGGTGAAAAAGTGGAGAGCGTGCGTACGAGTCAGTCCGCATCCGCTCCTGCACCGCTCTGTGCTCCAGAGCTGGTCCAGAGTCGAATGGAGCACTTGTGCGTAATGCTGAAGAACATCCGGAAGTCTCTGGACGAGGAGCATCTGCCTGTCGGTTCTTCACAGCACCCCGATCCCGAGCTCAGACCTGCGACCGGCGACGGATTAAAGCGAACCGAGCACGGAAGAGAAACGCCACTTCCAGACGGTCCGCAGTTCGTTGACGCGGGCGAGACCAAGACGGAGTCATCTCCACGCAAACAGGTGAACAGCCTTCCAGCATCCGGTGCTGACCCGCAGGAGAAACCAGAAGCTACCCAGACCAGGAACGTCCTCCCGACGTTGTTGAGTCGATCGGTCAGCAAAACGGAAGCCAACAAACCCAACCTGAAAGTGGCCCGGGGAATCCGCACGTCCCAGAAGCCGAGCCAGGCCGCCGAGTCACGGGTGCTGAAGCCGGCGCTGCAGAAGCTCATCAGCTCGAAGAGCTCGCAGTGGCGTATCAACTGGGAGGAGATTTATCAGGAAGCGACACACAGGAAactgcagagagagaagggcaTGCCCAG GTTTGGGATTGAGCTCGTGTCTCCGTTACCTCCTGACCCACAAGGACTCGTGGCTGAAGATCTTGCGCACTTGGAGTTAGACGAAGGCTTCCAGTGGGCGTCCGTCGAGTGCGATGCTGGAACTCTACCTCGCTCGGTCGGCCCGTCGAGCAAAGACGCCTGTAGTTTCCCTCCGGCCGAGGCCTATCCCGCCGAGAGACACGACCACGGAAAGACCACGGAAACCACAAATCACACTTCATGGCCAGTGGAACAGGAAAGAAGAGATGTCGGAGAGAATCGCAGCACCTCGGGGATCAGCAGATCAGCAGCGTTTGTTACAGATCGGCTGGAAATCCGTGATCTTAATGACGATAATACATCAGACAACCGAGCTTTAGGAAGACGACAAAACTTAACACCACTAGGCAGTCTGGCTTGTGTAAAGACGGAGAAATGGGATAATTATTGCACAGAGCAGGGCAAACCTGACCACGACAGAATCCAGTCCATCCCTGATACgcaaataaaacaggaaaagcAG GATTTTCCTAACGCAGCAACACACATCAGAAATCCTCCGAAAA gtcaggTGAGCGAACTGTTAGTCATGTCTCTGAGAGAGGACGAGTTGTGCAGCTCTCTGGAGGACGTGGACGGTCGACTGCTCCGGGCTCAAGCTGCCCTACAGTCTGCCTTCCTGGAAGTTCAGCACCTTCAGATGATCAAACAGCAG GTAACTGCAGAGATGTCCTCCCTCAGAAGTAAACGTATAGGCATCCTGCAGAGAATAAAAA ATTCCGGACTTGACCGAACATCCGCTGCGGGTTCTCTCGGTTTCTCTCGGAGAGCTGCAGGTCCGTCGAGGCAGCACCAGGACGCGGCGCCGGATCGCTCGTGTCATACCGACGGAGACGATCAGAGACGCACTGATTTAGCTCCAGTCTCCGAGTCAAGAAAGACACACAGCGAGCCCCCCGAAAGCACCGTCACACACACTCGTCAGCTCGGCGCTCAGGCGCGGCCGAATACCAGCCTGTGA